From Macaca fascicularis isolate 582-1 chromosome 14, T2T-MFA8v1.1, a single genomic window includes:
- the ACY3 gene encoding N-acyl-aromatic-L-amino acid amidohydrolase (carboxylate-forming) isoform X3 — MCSLPVPREPLRRVAVTGGTHGNEMSGVYLARHWLQAPAELQRLSFSAVPVLANPAATAACRRYVDHDLNRAFTSSFLNSRPTPDDPYEVTRARELNQLLGPKASGRAFDFVLDLHNTTANMGTCLIAKSSHEVFAMHLCRHLQLQYPELSCQVFLCQRSGEESYNLDSVAKNGLALELGPQPQGVLRADIFSRMRTLVATVLDFIELFNQGTAFPAFEMEAYRPVGVVDFPRTDAGNLAGTVHPQLQRRIPECRRRTWRRILLWIQQRGFRRKPQPRGGPPNPPTVLGPEALDSTA; from the exons ATGTGCTCACTGCCTGTGCCCCGGGAGCCCCTGCGTCGCGTGGCTGTCACCGGGGGCACACATGGCAACGAGATGTCAGGTGTCTACCTGGCCCGGCACTGGCTGCAGGCCCCCGCGGAGCTACAGAGACTCAGCTTCTCCGCTGTGCCGGTGCTGGCCAACCCGGCAGCCACAGCCGCCTGCCGCCGCTACGTGGACCATGACCTCAACCGCGCCTTCACCAGCAGCTTCCTCAA TTCCAGGCCCACCCCGGACGACCCATATGAGGTGACAAGAGCCCGAGAGCTGAACCAGCTGCTGGGGCCCAAGGCCTCAGGCCGGGCCTTTGACTTTGTCCTTGACCTGCACAACACCACGGCCAACATGGGCACCTGCTTAATCGCGAAGTCCTCCCACGAAGTCTTTGCCATGCACCTGTGTCGCCACCTGCAG CTGCAGTACCCCGAGCTGTCCTGCCAGGTCTTCCTGTGCCAGCGGTCTGGGGAGGAAAGCTACAACCTGGACTCCGTGGCCAAAAATGGATTGG CTCTGGAGCTGGGCCCCCAGCCACAGGGTGTGCTGCGGGCTGACATTTTCTCAAGGATGAGGACCCTGGTGGCCACAGTTCTGGACTTCATTGAACTCTTCAACCAGG GTACGGCCTTTCCTGCCTTTGAGATGGAAGCCTATAGACCCGTGGGCGTCGTGGACTTCCCTCGCACTGATGCCGGGAACCTGGCAGGCACTGTGCATCCTCAGCTGcag AGGAGGATCCCAGAGTGTAGGAGGAGAACCTGGAGAAGAATTTTGCTCTGGATCCAGCAGAGGGGCTTTCGGAGGAAGCCACAACCCAGAGGGGGACCCCCCAACCCTCCTACAGTCCTGGGGCCAGAGG CCTTGGACAGCACAGCCTGA
- the ACY3 gene encoding N-acyl-aromatic-L-amino acid amidohydrolase (carboxylate-forming) isoform X2, producing MCSLPVPREPLRRVAVTGGTHGNEMSGVYLARHWLQAPAELQRLSFSAVPVLANPAATAACRRYVDHDLNRAFTSSFLNSRPTPDDPYEVTRARELNQLLGPKASGRAFDFVLDLHNTTANMGTCLIAKSSHEVFAMHLCRHLQLQYPELSCQVFLCQRSGEESYNLDSVAKNGLALELGPQPQGVLRADIFSRMRTLVATVLDFIELFNQGTAFPAFEMEAYRPVGVVDFPRTDAGNLAGTVHPQLQDRDFQPLQPGAPIFQMFSGEDLLYDGESTVYPVFINEAAYYEKGIAFVQTEKFTFTVPAMPVLNPAPSPAS from the exons ATGTGCTCACTGCCTGTGCCCCGGGAGCCCCTGCGTCGCGTGGCTGTCACCGGGGGCACACATGGCAACGAGATGTCAGGTGTCTACCTGGCCCGGCACTGGCTGCAGGCCCCCGCGGAGCTACAGAGACTCAGCTTCTCCGCTGTGCCGGTGCTGGCCAACCCGGCAGCCACAGCCGCCTGCCGCCGCTACGTGGACCATGACCTCAACCGCGCCTTCACCAGCAGCTTCCTCAA TTCCAGGCCCACCCCGGACGACCCATATGAGGTGACAAGAGCCCGAGAGCTGAACCAGCTGCTGGGGCCCAAGGCCTCAGGCCGGGCCTTTGACTTTGTCCTTGACCTGCACAACACCACGGCCAACATGGGCACCTGCTTAATCGCGAAGTCCTCCCACGAAGTCTTTGCCATGCACCTGTGTCGCCACCTGCAG CTGCAGTACCCCGAGCTGTCCTGCCAGGTCTTCCTGTGCCAGCGGTCTGGGGAGGAAAGCTACAACCTGGACTCCGTGGCCAAAAATGGATTGG CTCTGGAGCTGGGCCCCCAGCCACAGGGTGTGCTGCGGGCTGACATTTTCTCAAGGATGAGGACCCTGGTGGCCACAGTTCTGGACTTCATTGAACTCTTCAACCAGG GTACGGCCTTTCCTGCCTTTGAGATGGAAGCCTATAGACCCGTGGGCGTCGTGGACTTCCCTCGCACTGATGCCGGGAACCTGGCAGGCACTGTGCATCCTCAGCTGcag GACCGAGACTTCCAGCCGCTGCAGCCCGGTGCTCCCATCTTCCAAATGTTCAGTGGGGAGGACCTGCTCTATGACGGGGAGTCCACGGTGTACCCCGTGTTCATTAATGAGGCTGCCTACTATGAGAAGGGCATTGCCTTTGTCCAGACTGAGAAGTTCACATTCACCGTGCCTGCCATGCCTGTGCTGAACCCTGCCCCGAGCCCAGCTTCCTAA
- the ACY3 gene encoding N-acyl-aromatic-L-amino acid amidohydrolase (carboxylate-forming) isoform X1, with translation MCSLPVPREPLRRVAVTGGTHGNEMSGVYLARHWLQAPAELQRLSFSAVPVLANPAATAACRRYVDHDLNRAFTSSFLNSRPTPDDPYEVTRARELNQLLGPKASGRAFDFVLDLHNTTANMGTCLIAKSSHEVFAMHLCRHLQLQYPELSCQVFLCQRSGEESYNLDSVAKNGLALELGPQPQGVLRADIFSRMRTLVATVLDFIELFNQGTAFPAFEMEAYRPVGVVDFPRTDAGNLAGTVHPQLQPWTAQPESGLEKGPCTPQSLHLTFGDQESSSSGKTTTSGRGRRAIEDARTVLPRDHSLCEHLRAELRCRLDEW, from the exons ATGTGCTCACTGCCTGTGCCCCGGGAGCCCCTGCGTCGCGTGGCTGTCACCGGGGGCACACATGGCAACGAGATGTCAGGTGTCTACCTGGCCCGGCACTGGCTGCAGGCCCCCGCGGAGCTACAGAGACTCAGCTTCTCCGCTGTGCCGGTGCTGGCCAACCCGGCAGCCACAGCCGCCTGCCGCCGCTACGTGGACCATGACCTCAACCGCGCCTTCACCAGCAGCTTCCTCAA TTCCAGGCCCACCCCGGACGACCCATATGAGGTGACAAGAGCCCGAGAGCTGAACCAGCTGCTGGGGCCCAAGGCCTCAGGCCGGGCCTTTGACTTTGTCCTTGACCTGCACAACACCACGGCCAACATGGGCACCTGCTTAATCGCGAAGTCCTCCCACGAAGTCTTTGCCATGCACCTGTGTCGCCACCTGCAG CTGCAGTACCCCGAGCTGTCCTGCCAGGTCTTCCTGTGCCAGCGGTCTGGGGAGGAAAGCTACAACCTGGACTCCGTGGCCAAAAATGGATTGG CTCTGGAGCTGGGCCCCCAGCCACAGGGTGTGCTGCGGGCTGACATTTTCTCAAGGATGAGGACCCTGGTGGCCACAGTTCTGGACTTCATTGAACTCTTCAACCAGG GTACGGCCTTTCCTGCCTTTGAGATGGAAGCCTATAGACCCGTGGGCGTCGTGGACTTCCCTCGCACTGATGCCGGGAACCTGGCAGGCACTGTGCATCCTCAGCTGcag CCTTGGACAGCACAGCCTGAGAGTGGCTTGGAGAAGGGCCCCTGCACGCCCCAGAGTCTGCATCTCACCTTCGGAGACCAGGAGTCCAGCTCAAGTGGGAAGACCACGACCTCGGGACGTGGACGAAGGGCGATCGAAGACGCAAGGACAGTCCTGCCGAGAGACCACAGCCTGTGTGAGCACCTGAGGGCTGAGCTGAGGTGCCGACTGGACGAGTGGTGA